Proteins encoded together in one Mus musculus strain C57BL/6J chromosome 16, GRCm38.p6 C57BL/6J window:
- the Muc20 gene encoding mucin-20 isoform a precursor (isoform a precursor is encoded by transcript variant 1): MGSVWGLAVPLLVFCWKVGVSVSSPGLDISRSVPLVTTNNMEVSTFTQRDRPSSERAFQTTNLIQYVPLDTQTLSTESASNALSATSISSEVNSRDTQTTSFVTKTRKTHTTTPAASSLEAQTTSPNLSTLNIQITSPIASSLDAQTIFPVSLSLSTQTTSPAPSFLDTQTTSPEPSSLTTSPAPSSLITSPTPSSLTTSPAPSFLDTQTTSPAPSSLTTSPAPSSLDTQTISPIELTLKTQTISTVTETRTVSIRIPSDLTVMHTIPTETLAPSNSPRTGMSTVQTGTVWDSIEAVFDTLCTDDSSEEARKITVDLLTLAHTSTEVEYLSSESSSSSDSSAGVLSSSRVLGPDSATPAKGLVAFNITHIKLSNCITEIETTITISGAPGASLSPTEATAALFTSEILTLPPPTEAKPIFPETTSLSGILSTAGTPALATTLEGTVSTSAITESETAVAQTLTSVGTSVTVRRNPLENTSTLSIETQSHTEVLGTITVPMVAGSTMGEAASFVSFTALDSSSLSVVVTTESSATSETLTTGNTTNSSFLTESHPPFSIYSTTASTSKNPNITLTKTTASPKPPTHPTTSASTAWIRKTTKHDPGEDGGFLLVRLTVASPKDLTEHNAREKLMNQIVTHEPSGPGHLPSRWGRSGRPSWLLHSSSASPAEPAGGRPPSRRLSAGCSDSG; this comes from the exons ATGGGCTCTGTCTGGGGCCTGgctgtgcccctccttgtcttctgCTGGAAGGTTGGCGTCAGTGTGAGCTCTCCAG GTCTCGACATTAGCAGATCAGTTCCTTTGGTGACAACCAACAACATGGAAGTGTCCACCTTCACTCAAAGGGACAGGCCCAGCTCAGAGAGAGCTTTCCAGACCACCAACCTGATTCAGTATGTACCTCTAGACACGCAAACTCTCAGCACTGAATCTGCTTCTAATGCTTTAAGTGCAACTAGTATCAGTTCAGAGGTCAATTCCAGAGACACTCAGACCACCTCTTTTGTAACAAAGACCAGGAAGACACATACTACCACTCCTGCAGCATCATCCCTAGAGGCCCAGACCACCTCTCCTAATTTGTCAACCCTGAATATTCAGATTACCTCCCCAATAGCATCGTCCCTGGATGCTCAGACCATTTTTCCTGTATCATTATCCCTGAGTACCCAGACCACTTCTCCTGCACCATCATTCCTGGATACCCAAACCACTTCCCCTGAACCATCATCTCTGACCACTTCCCCTGCACCATCATCTCTGATCACTTCTCCTACTCCATCATCTCTAACTACATCCCCTGCACCATCATTCCTGGATACCCAGACCACTTCCCCTGCACCATCATCTCTGACCACTTCCCCTGCACCATCATCCCTAGATACCCAGACCATCTCACCTATTGAATTGACCCTAAAGACCCAAACCATTTCCACTGTAACGGAGACCAGAACGGTTTCAATAAGAATACCTTCTGACCTCACGGTTATGCACACCATCCCTACAGAGACATTGGCACCAAGCAACAGCCCCAGAACTGGGATGAGCACTGTCCAAACTGGCACAGTGTGGGACTCCATAGAAGCCGTCTTTGACACCCTTTGTACCGATGACAGCTCTGAAGAGGCAAGGAAGATCACAGTTGACCTCCTGACGTTGGCACACACCTCCACGGAAGTGGAGTACCTGTCTTCAGAGAGCAGCTCTTCCTCTGACAGTTCAGCTGGGGTCCTCAGCAGCTCACGAGTCCTGGGACCCGACAGTGCAACTCCAGCCAAGGGGTTGGTTGCCTTCAACATCACTCATATTAAACTCAGCAACtgcatcacagaaatagaaacaaccaTCACCATCTCTGGGGCCCCAGGCGCGAGCCTCAGCCCTACAGAAGCGACGGCAGCTTTGTTCACTTCTGAGATATTAACTTTGCCTCCACCCACTGAGGCAAAACCAATTTTCCCCGAGACCACAAGCTTATCTGGGATCCTGTCAACTGCTGGCACCCCGGCCCTTGCCACCACCCTTGAGGGGACAGTCTCCACTAGTGCAATCACAGAAAGCGAAACAGCAGTGGCCCAGACTCTTACCTCTGTTGGAACTTCGGTGACAGTTAGAAGGAACCCCCTGGAAAACACTTCAACACTCTCTATTGAGACACAAAGCCACACTGAGGTCTTGGGCACCATCACAGTCCCCATGGTTGCTGGATCAACAATGGGAGAAGCAGCCTCCTTCGTGAGTTTCACGGCTCTCGACAGCAGCAGTCTCTCAGTGGTGGTCACCACCGAGAGCTCTGCTACCTCAGAGACTTTAACCACAGGCAATACAACCAACAGCTCCTTCCTCACAGAGAGCCACCCTCCTTTTTCTATCTATTCAACTACAGCTAGCACCAGCAAAAACCCAAACATCACCTTAACCAAGACCACAGCCTCACCAAAGCCCCCGACGCATCCTACAACATCTGCATCCACTGCTTGGATAAGGAAAACCACAAAACATGATCCAG GTGAAGATGGAGGCTTCCTCCTTGTACGGCTGACCGTGGCCTCCCCTAAGGACCTCACTGAGCACAACGCCAGAGAGAAGCTGATGAACCAG ATAGTGACTCAcgagccatctggtcctggacatcTGCCCTCGAGATGGGGAAGAAGTGGACGTCCTTCCTGGCTTCTCCactcctcttctgcctctcctgCCGAGCCTGCAGGAGGAAGGCCTCCATCACGGCGCCTATCAGCTGGTTGTTCAGATAGTGGATGA
- the Muc20 gene encoding mucin-20 isoform b precursor (isoform b precursor is encoded by transcript variant 2): MGSVWGLAVPLLVFCWKVGVSVSSPGLDISRSVPLVTTNNMEVSTFTQRDRPSSERAFQTTNLIQYVPLDTQTLSTESASNALSATSISSEVNSRDTQTTSFVTKTRKTHTTTPAASSLEAQTTSPNLSTLNIQITSPIASSLDAQTIFPVSLSLSTQTTSPAPSFLDTQTTSPEPSSLTTSPAPSSLITSPTPSSLTTSPAPSFLDTQTTSPAPSSLTTSPAPSSLDTQTISPIELTLKTQTISTVTETRTVSIRIPSDLTVMHTIPTETLAPSNSPRTGMSTVQTGTVWDSIEAVFDTLCTDDSSEEARKITVDLLTLAHTSTEVEYLSSESSSSSDSSAGVLSSSRVLGPDSATPAKGLVAFNITHIKLSNCITEIETTITISGAPGASLSPTEATAALFTSEILTLPPPTEAKPIFPETTSLSGILSTAGTPALATTLEGTVSTSAITESETAVAQTLTSVGTSVTVRRNPLENTSTLSIETQSHTEVLGTITVPMVAGSTMGEAASFVSFTALDSSSLSVVVTTESSATSETLTTGNTTNSSFLTESHPPFSIYSTTASTSKNPNITLTKTTASPKPPTHPTTSASTAWIRKTTKHDPGEDGGFLLVRLTVASPKDLTEHNAREKLMNQLRRELHARMPLVHMSFLSIRRG; encoded by the exons ATGGGCTCTGTCTGGGGCCTGgctgtgcccctccttgtcttctgCTGGAAGGTTGGCGTCAGTGTGAGCTCTCCAG GTCTCGACATTAGCAGATCAGTTCCTTTGGTGACAACCAACAACATGGAAGTGTCCACCTTCACTCAAAGGGACAGGCCCAGCTCAGAGAGAGCTTTCCAGACCACCAACCTGATTCAGTATGTACCTCTAGACACGCAAACTCTCAGCACTGAATCTGCTTCTAATGCTTTAAGTGCAACTAGTATCAGTTCAGAGGTCAATTCCAGAGACACTCAGACCACCTCTTTTGTAACAAAGACCAGGAAGACACATACTACCACTCCTGCAGCATCATCCCTAGAGGCCCAGACCACCTCTCCTAATTTGTCAACCCTGAATATTCAGATTACCTCCCCAATAGCATCGTCCCTGGATGCTCAGACCATTTTTCCTGTATCATTATCCCTGAGTACCCAGACCACTTCTCCTGCACCATCATTCCTGGATACCCAAACCACTTCCCCTGAACCATCATCTCTGACCACTTCCCCTGCACCATCATCTCTGATCACTTCTCCTACTCCATCATCTCTAACTACATCCCCTGCACCATCATTCCTGGATACCCAGACCACTTCCCCTGCACCATCATCTCTGACCACTTCCCCTGCACCATCATCCCTAGATACCCAGACCATCTCACCTATTGAATTGACCCTAAAGACCCAAACCATTTCCACTGTAACGGAGACCAGAACGGTTTCAATAAGAATACCTTCTGACCTCACGGTTATGCACACCATCCCTACAGAGACATTGGCACCAAGCAACAGCCCCAGAACTGGGATGAGCACTGTCCAAACTGGCACAGTGTGGGACTCCATAGAAGCCGTCTTTGACACCCTTTGTACCGATGACAGCTCTGAAGAGGCAAGGAAGATCACAGTTGACCTCCTGACGTTGGCACACACCTCCACGGAAGTGGAGTACCTGTCTTCAGAGAGCAGCTCTTCCTCTGACAGTTCAGCTGGGGTCCTCAGCAGCTCACGAGTCCTGGGACCCGACAGTGCAACTCCAGCCAAGGGGTTGGTTGCCTTCAACATCACTCATATTAAACTCAGCAACtgcatcacagaaatagaaacaaccaTCACCATCTCTGGGGCCCCAGGCGCGAGCCTCAGCCCTACAGAAGCGACGGCAGCTTTGTTCACTTCTGAGATATTAACTTTGCCTCCACCCACTGAGGCAAAACCAATTTTCCCCGAGACCACAAGCTTATCTGGGATCCTGTCAACTGCTGGCACCCCGGCCCTTGCCACCACCCTTGAGGGGACAGTCTCCACTAGTGCAATCACAGAAAGCGAAACAGCAGTGGCCCAGACTCTTACCTCTGTTGGAACTTCGGTGACAGTTAGAAGGAACCCCCTGGAAAACACTTCAACACTCTCTATTGAGACACAAAGCCACACTGAGGTCTTGGGCACCATCACAGTCCCCATGGTTGCTGGATCAACAATGGGAGAAGCAGCCTCCTTCGTGAGTTTCACGGCTCTCGACAGCAGCAGTCTCTCAGTGGTGGTCACCACCGAGAGCTCTGCTACCTCAGAGACTTTAACCACAGGCAATACAACCAACAGCTCCTTCCTCACAGAGAGCCACCCTCCTTTTTCTATCTATTCAACTACAGCTAGCACCAGCAAAAACCCAAACATCACCTTAACCAAGACCACAGCCTCACCAAAGCCCCCGACGCATCCTACAACATCTGCATCCACTGCTTGGATAAGGAAAACCACAAAACATGATCCAG GTGAAGATGGAGGCTTCCTCCTTGTACGGCTGACCGTGGCCTCCCCTAAGGACCTCACTGAGCACAACGCCAGAGAGAAGCTGATGAACCAG CTCCGCCGTGAACTGCACGCCCGCATGCCACTTGTCCACATGTCCTTCCTGAGCATCAGGAGGGGTTGA